The following are from one region of the Periophthalmus magnuspinnatus isolate fPerMag1 chromosome 5, fPerMag1.2.pri, whole genome shotgun sequence genome:
- the epha2a gene encoding ephrin type-A receptor 2a isoform X2 — protein MALRGVNLFLFLCFSQVFSSLQSKEQVLLDMRASGGELGWLTLPFENGWEIVQTVVNGSLLYTYSVCNIDSTEQDNWLRTTFIQRRPGTTRVSVELRFVVRDCNSFGGASVSCKETFNLFISEADADVGTNFRKGQFKKVATIAPDEITRGRILKVNTETRTFGPLSRKGFYLAFQDMGACVALLSVRVYYKTCPSTVQSLAAFPETVADSLREVEGSCVENAVSTTTPKIYCTAEGEWVVPVGQCQCLPGYETTGDSCQACKPGYFKPALGNDLCRVCPDNTRPSDTGATKCECEEGYFRSPSDPLTAACSAPPSAPRDLISTTLSAEGKLQLSWDPPLVTGGRSDLTYSVVCELCDASSCVPCSDKLRFDPSPTDLRDTSVIVGDLDSHLNYTFTVEAHSGVSQHSSNRPIATITTALDYLAPPKVTLIHLDERSPTSLSLSWVLSRRPPAHINHRYELMYRRKDDEGERDVTTYTVLILEKNSVQINDLSPDTTYMFRVQALSPEGNPGSYSMEHEFHTSPLESQIQNNSTIVMGAVVGVAVMLLVVVAVLLLRKRRLSARGRGGPEDPYFSTDQLKPLKTYVDPHMYEDPNIAIQKFVTEIDPNFISKQKVIGVGEFGEVFRGVMKSPLRGEVAVAIKTLKPGYSEKQRQDFLSEASIMGQFSHPNIIRLEGVVTKFKHAMIVTEYMENGALDTYLRDRDGELPSYQLVGMLRGIAAGMKYLSDMNYVHRDLAARNVLVNSNLECKVSDFGLSRVLEDDAEGTYTTRGGKIPIRWTAPEAIAYRKFTSASDVWSFGIVMWEVMAFGERPYWDMSNHEVMKAINEGFRLPAPMDCPSAIYQLMLQCWQHDRSNRPRFTDIVNILDKLLRSPESLKTIADFDPRVSIRLPSTSGCDGTMFKTVPEWLDSIKMGQYSDSFARAGVTSMDQVLSLRHEDIRNIGVRLPGHMKRIAYSILGLKDETSSLSVFAV, from the exons ATGGCGCTACGTGGGGtcaacttatttttgtttttatgttttagccaAGTTTTTTCAAGTCTTCAGTCTAAAGAAC aaGTATTGCTGGATATGAGAGCTTCAGGAGGAGAGCTGGGATGGCTGACGTTGCCATTTGAGAACGGA tgggAGATTGTCCAAACAGTGGTCAAcggttcacttctttatacctaCAGCGTTTGCAATATAGACTCTACAGAACAGGACAATTGGCTGCGCACTACTTTTATCCAGAGGCGACCTGGGACCACTCGCGTATCTGTAGAGCTCAGATTTGTCGTACGAGACTGCAATTCATTCGGAGGCGCGTCGGTTTCCTGCAAAGAAACCTTTAATCTTTTTATTTCCGAAGCCGATGCCGACGTAGGAACGAATTTCCGCAAAGGACAGTTTAAGAAAGTCGCCACAATCGCACCGGATGAGATCACGAGAGGACGCATTCTTAAAGTCAATACTGAGACCAGAACTTTCGGCCCACTCTCAAGGAAAGGCTTCTATCTCGCCTTTCAAGATATGGGTGCTTGTGTGGCACTGCTGTCTGTCAGGGTCTACTATAAAACATGCCCATCCACAGTGCAAAGTTTGGCTGCGTTCCCAGAGACAGTTGCAGATTCATTGAGGGAAGTGGAGGGATCGTGTGTGGAGAATGCCGTCAGTACAACCACCCCGAAAATCTACTGCACCGCGGAGGGCGAGTGGGTGGTGCCCGTGGGCCAGTGCCAGTGTCTCCCGGGTTACGAGACGACCGGGGACTCGTGCCAAG CTTGCAAACCGGGCTACTTCAAACCAGCTCTGGGGAATGACCTGTGCCGAGTTTGTCCAGACAACACCAGACCCTCTGACACTGGAGCGACCAAATGTGAATGTGAAGAGGGGTATTTCCGTTCCCCCTCGGACCCCCTCACTGCCGCCTGCTCTG CTCCTCCCAGTGCCCCCCGTGACCTCATTTCCACCACGCTGTCTGCAGAGGGCAAGCTACAGCTGTCCTGGGACCCTCCTCTTGTAACCGGTGGTAGATCTGACCTTACCTACAGCGTTGTGTGTGAACTCTGTGATGCCAGCTCGTGCGTCCCGTGTAGTGACAAACTTCGGTTTGACCCCTCCCCCACGGACCTACGGGATACCTCGGTTATAGTCGGGGACCTGGATTCTCATCTTAACTACACTTTCACCGTGGAGGCGCACAGTGGAGTGTCCCAGCACAGCTCAAACAGGCCCATAGCAACGATTACCACGGCACTGGACTATTTAG ctcctcccaAAGTGACGCTGATCCACCTGGATGAACGCAGCCCCACCAGTCTGTCCTTGTCCTGGGTCCTGTCCCGAAGACCACCCGCCCACATCAACCACCGCTACGAGCTTATGTACAGGAGAAAG GATGATGAAGGGGAGAGGGATGTGACTACTTACACAGTCCTGATTTTGGAGAAGAATTCAGTGCAGATAAACGACCTCTCTCCAGACACAACCTATATGTTCAGAGTTCAGGCGCTGAGTCCAGAAGGAAACCCAGGCAGCTACAGCATGGAGCACGAGTTTCACACCTCACCGTTGG AGTCTCAGATCCAGAATAACTCCACTATTGTGATGGGCGCGGTGGTGGGAGTAGCCGTCATGCTGCTCGTTGTGGTAGCGGTCCTGCTTCTGCGCAAACG GAGACTGAGCGCACGTGGCAGAGGAGGACCGGAGGATCCCTACTTTTCGACAG ACCAACTGAAGCCTTTGAAAACGTATGTCGACCCACATATGTACGAAGACCCCAACATCGCCATCCAGAAGTTTGTCACTGAAATCGACCCAAACTTTATCTCCAAACAAAAAGTGATCGGCGTGGGAGAGTTTGGTGAGGTGTTTCGCGGTGTCATGAAGTCGCCATTACGAGGCGAGGTTGCCGTGGCGATCAAAACTTTAAAACCAGGATACTCCGAAAAACAGAGGCAGGACTTTCTGAGTGAAGCCAGCATCATGGGACAGTTCTCTCATCCCAATATTATCCGTCTGGAGGGAGTGGTCACGaaat tcaaGCATGCAATGATAGTGACGGAATACATGGAAAATGGTGCTTTGGACACTTATCTAAGG GACCGTGATGGCGAGCTGCCGTCCTATCAGCTGGTGGGAATGCTCAGAGGAATCGCAGCCGGGATGAAGTACCTTTCCGACATGAACTACGTACACAGGGACCTGGCAGCGAGGAACGTCCTGGTCAACAGTAACCTGGAGTGCAAAGTGTCCGATTTCGGCCTGTCCCGTGTGCTGGAGGATGATGCTGAGGGGACATACACAACCAGG GGAGGCAAAATACCCATTCGCTGGACCGCCCCCGAGGCCATCGCGTACAGGAAGTTCACCTCTGCGAGCGACGTGTGGAGTTTTGGCATCGTTATGTGGGAAGTGATGGCTTTTGGAGAACGCCCATACTGGGACATGAGCAACCATGAG GTTATGAAGGCAATCAATGAGGGATTCAGACTCCCTGCTCCCATGGACTGTCCCTCTGCCATCTATCAGCTGATGCTCCAGTGCTGGCAACACGACCGCTCAAACCGACCGCGTTTCACCGACATCGTcaacattttagacaaactgCTCCGAAGCCCAGAGTCTCTGAAAACCATTGCGGACTTTGATCCACG AGTGTCTATCCGCCTGCCCAGTACCAGCGGCTGTGATGGCACCATGTTCAAGACCGTGCCCGAGTGGTTGGACTCCATCAAAATGGGCCAGTATTCGGACAGCTTCGCCCGGGCGGGGGTCACCAGCATGGACCAAGTGCTCAGTCTGCGGCATGA AGACATCAGAAATATCGGAGTGCGACTGCCCGGCCACATGAAGCGGATAGCCTACAGCATCCTGGGCCTGAAAGACGAGACCAGCTCCCTCAGCGTGTTTGCCGTGTGA
- the epha2a gene encoding ephrin type-A receptor 2a isoform X1, whose amino-acid sequence MALRGVNLFLFLCFSQVFSSLQSKEQVLLDMRASGGELGWLTLPFENGWEIVQTVVNGSLLYTYSVCNIDSTEQDNWLRTTFIQRRPGTTRVSVELRFVVRDCNSFGGASVSCKETFNLFISEADADVGTNFRKGQFKKVATIAPDEITRGRILKVNTETRTFGPLSRKGFYLAFQDMGACVALLSVRVYYKTCPSTVQSLAAFPETVADSLREVEGSCVENAVSTTTPKIYCTAEGEWVVPVGQCQCLPGYETTGDSCQACKPGYFKPALGNDLCRVCPDNTRPSDTGATKCECEEGYFRSPSDPLTAACSAPPSAPRDLISTTLSAEGKLQLSWDPPLVTGGRSDLTYSVVCELCDASSCVPCSDKLRFDPSPTDLRDTSVIVGDLDSHLNYTFTVEAHSGVSQHSSNRPIATITTALDYLAPPKVTLIHLDERSPTSLSLSWVLSRRPPAHINHRYELMYRRKDDEGERDVTTYTVLILEKNSVQINDLSPDTTYMFRVQALSPEGNPGSYSMEHEFHTSPLAESQIQNNSTIVMGAVVGVAVMLLVVVAVLLLRKRRLSARGRGGPEDPYFSTDQLKPLKTYVDPHMYEDPNIAIQKFVTEIDPNFISKQKVIGVGEFGEVFRGVMKSPLRGEVAVAIKTLKPGYSEKQRQDFLSEASIMGQFSHPNIIRLEGVVTKFKHAMIVTEYMENGALDTYLRDRDGELPSYQLVGMLRGIAAGMKYLSDMNYVHRDLAARNVLVNSNLECKVSDFGLSRVLEDDAEGTYTTRGGKIPIRWTAPEAIAYRKFTSASDVWSFGIVMWEVMAFGERPYWDMSNHEVMKAINEGFRLPAPMDCPSAIYQLMLQCWQHDRSNRPRFTDIVNILDKLLRSPESLKTIADFDPRVSIRLPSTSGCDGTMFKTVPEWLDSIKMGQYSDSFARAGVTSMDQVLSLRHEDIRNIGVRLPGHMKRIAYSILGLKDETSSLSVFAV is encoded by the exons ATGGCGCTACGTGGGGtcaacttatttttgtttttatgttttagccaAGTTTTTTCAAGTCTTCAGTCTAAAGAAC aaGTATTGCTGGATATGAGAGCTTCAGGAGGAGAGCTGGGATGGCTGACGTTGCCATTTGAGAACGGA tgggAGATTGTCCAAACAGTGGTCAAcggttcacttctttatacctaCAGCGTTTGCAATATAGACTCTACAGAACAGGACAATTGGCTGCGCACTACTTTTATCCAGAGGCGACCTGGGACCACTCGCGTATCTGTAGAGCTCAGATTTGTCGTACGAGACTGCAATTCATTCGGAGGCGCGTCGGTTTCCTGCAAAGAAACCTTTAATCTTTTTATTTCCGAAGCCGATGCCGACGTAGGAACGAATTTCCGCAAAGGACAGTTTAAGAAAGTCGCCACAATCGCACCGGATGAGATCACGAGAGGACGCATTCTTAAAGTCAATACTGAGACCAGAACTTTCGGCCCACTCTCAAGGAAAGGCTTCTATCTCGCCTTTCAAGATATGGGTGCTTGTGTGGCACTGCTGTCTGTCAGGGTCTACTATAAAACATGCCCATCCACAGTGCAAAGTTTGGCTGCGTTCCCAGAGACAGTTGCAGATTCATTGAGGGAAGTGGAGGGATCGTGTGTGGAGAATGCCGTCAGTACAACCACCCCGAAAATCTACTGCACCGCGGAGGGCGAGTGGGTGGTGCCCGTGGGCCAGTGCCAGTGTCTCCCGGGTTACGAGACGACCGGGGACTCGTGCCAAG CTTGCAAACCGGGCTACTTCAAACCAGCTCTGGGGAATGACCTGTGCCGAGTTTGTCCAGACAACACCAGACCCTCTGACACTGGAGCGACCAAATGTGAATGTGAAGAGGGGTATTTCCGTTCCCCCTCGGACCCCCTCACTGCCGCCTGCTCTG CTCCTCCCAGTGCCCCCCGTGACCTCATTTCCACCACGCTGTCTGCAGAGGGCAAGCTACAGCTGTCCTGGGACCCTCCTCTTGTAACCGGTGGTAGATCTGACCTTACCTACAGCGTTGTGTGTGAACTCTGTGATGCCAGCTCGTGCGTCCCGTGTAGTGACAAACTTCGGTTTGACCCCTCCCCCACGGACCTACGGGATACCTCGGTTATAGTCGGGGACCTGGATTCTCATCTTAACTACACTTTCACCGTGGAGGCGCACAGTGGAGTGTCCCAGCACAGCTCAAACAGGCCCATAGCAACGATTACCACGGCACTGGACTATTTAG ctcctcccaAAGTGACGCTGATCCACCTGGATGAACGCAGCCCCACCAGTCTGTCCTTGTCCTGGGTCCTGTCCCGAAGACCACCCGCCCACATCAACCACCGCTACGAGCTTATGTACAGGAGAAAG GATGATGAAGGGGAGAGGGATGTGACTACTTACACAGTCCTGATTTTGGAGAAGAATTCAGTGCAGATAAACGACCTCTCTCCAGACACAACCTATATGTTCAGAGTTCAGGCGCTGAGTCCAGAAGGAAACCCAGGCAGCTACAGCATGGAGCACGAGTTTCACACCTCACCGTTGG CAGAGTCTCAGATCCAGAATAACTCCACTATTGTGATGGGCGCGGTGGTGGGAGTAGCCGTCATGCTGCTCGTTGTGGTAGCGGTCCTGCTTCTGCGCAAACG GAGACTGAGCGCACGTGGCAGAGGAGGACCGGAGGATCCCTACTTTTCGACAG ACCAACTGAAGCCTTTGAAAACGTATGTCGACCCACATATGTACGAAGACCCCAACATCGCCATCCAGAAGTTTGTCACTGAAATCGACCCAAACTTTATCTCCAAACAAAAAGTGATCGGCGTGGGAGAGTTTGGTGAGGTGTTTCGCGGTGTCATGAAGTCGCCATTACGAGGCGAGGTTGCCGTGGCGATCAAAACTTTAAAACCAGGATACTCCGAAAAACAGAGGCAGGACTTTCTGAGTGAAGCCAGCATCATGGGACAGTTCTCTCATCCCAATATTATCCGTCTGGAGGGAGTGGTCACGaaat tcaaGCATGCAATGATAGTGACGGAATACATGGAAAATGGTGCTTTGGACACTTATCTAAGG GACCGTGATGGCGAGCTGCCGTCCTATCAGCTGGTGGGAATGCTCAGAGGAATCGCAGCCGGGATGAAGTACCTTTCCGACATGAACTACGTACACAGGGACCTGGCAGCGAGGAACGTCCTGGTCAACAGTAACCTGGAGTGCAAAGTGTCCGATTTCGGCCTGTCCCGTGTGCTGGAGGATGATGCTGAGGGGACATACACAACCAGG GGAGGCAAAATACCCATTCGCTGGACCGCCCCCGAGGCCATCGCGTACAGGAAGTTCACCTCTGCGAGCGACGTGTGGAGTTTTGGCATCGTTATGTGGGAAGTGATGGCTTTTGGAGAACGCCCATACTGGGACATGAGCAACCATGAG GTTATGAAGGCAATCAATGAGGGATTCAGACTCCCTGCTCCCATGGACTGTCCCTCTGCCATCTATCAGCTGATGCTCCAGTGCTGGCAACACGACCGCTCAAACCGACCGCGTTTCACCGACATCGTcaacattttagacaaactgCTCCGAAGCCCAGAGTCTCTGAAAACCATTGCGGACTTTGATCCACG AGTGTCTATCCGCCTGCCCAGTACCAGCGGCTGTGATGGCACCATGTTCAAGACCGTGCCCGAGTGGTTGGACTCCATCAAAATGGGCCAGTATTCGGACAGCTTCGCCCGGGCGGGGGTCACCAGCATGGACCAAGTGCTCAGTCTGCGGCATGA AGACATCAGAAATATCGGAGTGCGACTGCCCGGCCACATGAAGCGGATAGCCTACAGCATCCTGGGCCTGAAAGACGAGACCAGCTCCCTCAGCGTGTTTGCCGTGTGA
- the LOC129456231 gene encoding heat shock protein beta-7-like — protein MERGSTTFLDDSGHLHGYERSYPTGKIEVIGNTFQFSVNVSEFAPEDVIITSSNNLIEVHAEKMAEDGTVTNTLSHRCKLPADVDPVSVTLNLGSSGVLTVKAQRAQLTNE, from the exons ATGGAGAGAGGGTCTACAACTTTCTTGGATGATTCTGGACATCTGCACGGCTATG AGCGTTCATATCCTACAGGAAAGATTGAAGTAATTGGAAATACTTTTCAGTtttctgtgaatgtgagtgAGTTTGCACCTGAAGATGTCATTATCACTTCATCAAACAACTTAATCGAAGTCCATGCTGAAAAA ATGGCAGAAGATGGCACGGTAACCAACACTTTGTCTCATCGCTGTAAACTTCCAGCAGATGTGGACCCTGTTTCTGTGACGCTAAACCTGGGGAGCAGTGGTGTCCTGACAGTCAAAGCTCAGAGGGCACAactgacaaatgaatga